In one window of Dokdonia sp. PRO95 DNA:
- a CDS encoding sugar kinase, translating to MSRDIDIICVGEVLIDFIGHQKEVRIDQTRDYHRYLGGSPTNVAMNLARLGMNVKLAATRGDDGLGLYIEEKLAENGVQTDLVRTDAQNPTSVIFVSKTTGTPDFIPYRYADTKITEDQIPDELIEKTSIFHTTAFALSKNPARKTILDKAKKAFEAGCTLSIDLNYSPRIFPKREKAMETFRKYCSYNPLVKISEDDMERLFGERKSHDEIFDFFHNDFGVELVCLTLGSDGVKLSRKRKNKSQEVIELPAARVENILDATGAGDAFWSGFLFAYIKEYEIKRCLKVALSLAAIKLQHVGRLPQNVDILTQLLDFK from the coding sequence GTGAGTAGAGATATCGACATCATATGTGTAGGTGAAGTTCTAATAGACTTTATAGGGCACCAAAAGGAAGTGAGAATAGATCAAACTAGGGATTATCACAGATATTTAGGCGGTAGCCCTACAAATGTGGCAATGAACTTAGCACGTCTAGGGATGAATGTGAAGCTTGCTGCGACTAGAGGAGATGATGGTTTAGGTCTATACATAGAAGAAAAACTAGCTGAAAATGGAGTGCAAACGGATCTTGTAAGAACAGATGCACAAAACCCTACAAGTGTAATATTTGTGTCGAAAACGACGGGAACGCCAGACTTTATTCCATACCGTTATGCAGACACAAAAATCACCGAAGATCAAATTCCAGATGAGCTTATTGAAAAGACCTCTATCTTTCATACCACAGCGTTTGCATTAAGCAAAAACCCTGCTCGTAAAACTATTTTAGACAAAGCTAAGAAGGCCTTTGAGGCTGGCTGCACTTTAAGTATAGACCTTAATTACTCGCCACGTATTTTTCCAAAGCGAGAAAAAGCAATGGAAACTTTTAGAAAATACTGTTCATATAATCCGCTAGTGAAGATTAGTGAAGACGATATGGAACGCTTGTTTGGAGAACGTAAGTCTCATGATGAGATATTTGATTTCTTTCACAACGATTTCGGCGTGGAGCTGGTTTGTCTCACGTTGGGTTCTGATGGTGTTAAGCTTTCGCGAAAGCGTAAAAACAAATCTCAAGAAGTAATAGAACTACCAGCAGCGAGAGTTGAAAATATTCTTGACGCTACAGGTGCTGGAGATGCTTTTTGGAGCGGTTTTCTATTTGCATATATAAAAGAATATGAAATCAAAAGATGTTTGAAAGTCGCACTGTCGCTAGCTGCAATAAAATTACAGCACGTAGGTAGGCTCCCTCAAAACGTAGATATCTTAACCCAACTGTTAGATTTTAAATAG
- a CDS encoding NADP-dependent malic enzyme: protein MSQNSNKRREALVYHAKPKPGKIAVVPTKKYSSQRDLALAYSPGVAEPCLEIAKDVNNVYKYTAKGNLVAVITNGTAVLGLGDIGPEASKPVMEGKGLLFKIFAGIDVFDIEVDSKDVDAFVETVKNIAPTFGGINLEDIKAPEAFEIERRLKAELDIPVMHDDQHGTAIISAAAMLNALEIADKQIEDVKIVVSGAGSAAISCMNLYHLLGAKLENISMFDINGLLRADRTDLSPEQVKFKSNKDYNSLADAMVDADVFLGLSVGNIVSPDMIRSMANDPIVFAMANPTPEIDYNVAITSRPDLIMATGRSDHPNQVNNVLGFPFIFRGALDVRATAINEEMKMAAVKAIAQLAKEPVPEQVNIAYGATRFTFGRDYIIPKPFDPRLITTIPPAVAKAAMDSGVALEPITDWESYNDELLERLGEDNKIVRLLLDRARLDPKRIIFAESDQLDVLKAAQIVHEEGIAIPVLLGNREVILELKEEIGFEADVEIIDPLSEEEKDQVDRYANIYWNTRKRKGITYLDARRQVKRRDYFASMMVNEGDADGMLSGYSRSYPTVIKPVLEVIGTAPGVQKVAACNLMVTSRGPLFLADTSININPNAKELAKIAQMTSATVKMFGLEPVVAMVSYSNFGSSGHEKATEVSKAVSYLHRNYPDLVVDGEVQADFALNREMLQAKFPFSKLAGRKVNTLVFSNIDSANISYKVIKELEKADNIGPILLGMRKPVHVLQLGASVDEMVSMAAITVIDAQKKQKQEVRRAQDKG from the coding sequence ATGAGTCAAAACAGCAACAAGCGTAGAGAAGCTCTCGTGTATCACGCAAAGCCTAAACCAGGTAAAATTGCGGTAGTTCCTACAAAGAAGTATTCTAGCCAGCGTGATCTCGCGTTAGCATATTCTCCTGGTGTAGCAGAGCCTTGTCTAGAGATTGCAAAAGATGTAAATAACGTTTATAAATATACCGCAAAAGGTAATCTAGTTGCTGTAATCACAAATGGTACTGCAGTTTTGGGGCTAGGTGACATAGGTCCAGAAGCATCAAAACCTGTCATGGAAGGGAAAGGGCTTTTATTTAAAATCTTTGCAGGTATTGATGTGTTTGACATAGAGGTAGATAGTAAGGATGTTGATGCTTTTGTCGAGACTGTAAAAAATATCGCACCTACCTTTGGAGGTATTAACTTAGAAGATATTAAAGCTCCCGAAGCTTTTGAAATAGAACGCAGACTTAAGGCAGAGTTAGATATCCCAGTGATGCACGATGATCAGCATGGTACAGCGATTATCTCTGCTGCGGCAATGCTTAATGCATTAGAAATTGCAGATAAACAAATAGAAGATGTAAAGATTGTAGTAAGTGGTGCGGGAAGCGCTGCTATCTCTTGCATGAACTTATATCACTTGCTAGGTGCTAAGCTAGAAAATATATCCATGTTTGATATAAACGGTTTGCTGCGAGCAGATCGTACAGACCTTTCTCCAGAGCAGGTAAAGTTTAAAAGTAATAAGGATTATAATAGCCTTGCAGATGCTATGGTAGATGCAGATGTATTTTTGGGGCTATCAGTAGGTAACATTGTATCACCAGATATGATTAGATCTATGGCAAATGATCCTATTGTTTTTGCAATGGCAAACCCAACGCCAGAGATTGACTACAATGTAGCGATTACTTCTCGACCAGATCTTATTATGGCTACGGGACGCTCAGACCATCCTAACCAAGTTAATAATGTGCTTGGTTTTCCTTTTATTTTCCGTGGAGCGCTTGATGTAAGAGCAACGGCAATAAATGAAGAAATGAAAATGGCTGCTGTAAAAGCAATTGCCCAACTAGCAAAAGAGCCAGTTCCAGAACAGGTTAATATTGCGTATGGAGCAACACGATTTACCTTTGGACGAGATTATATCATACCAAAGCCTTTTGATCCGAGGTTGATAACCACAATTCCTCCAGCAGTTGCAAAGGCGGCTATGGATAGTGGTGTTGCGCTTGAGCCCATAACAGATTGGGAGTCTTATAACGATGAGTTATTAGAACGCCTAGGAGAAGATAATAAAATTGTAAGATTACTGCTAGATAGGGCTAGGCTTGACCCTAAGCGCATCATCTTTGCAGAGTCAGACCAGCTGGATGTGTTAAAGGCTGCTCAGATTGTTCATGAGGAAGGGATTGCGATTCCTGTTTTATTAGGTAATAGAGAGGTGATACTTGAGCTTAAGGAAGAAATAGGTTTTGAGGCAGATGTAGAGATTATTGATCCATTATCTGAGGAGGAAAAAGATCAAGTAGATCGCTATGCAAATATATACTGGAACACACGTAAGCGTAAAGGTATCACCTATCTTGATGCAAGACGTCAAGTTAAGCGTCGCGATTATTTTGCCTCAATGATGGTAAATGAAGGCGATGCAGATGGGATGCTTTCTGGTTATAGCCGTAGTTATCCCACTGTTATAAAGCCTGTGCTTGAGGTAATAGGTACTGCGCCGGGAGTGCAAAAAGTTGCAGCTTGTAACTTGATGGTGACTTCAAGAGGGCCGTTGTTTCTTGCAGATACTTCGATAAATATTAATCCAAATGCAAAAGAGCTTGCCAAAATTGCTCAAATGACTTCTGCCACGGTAAAAATGTTTGGACTTGAGCCTGTTGTAGCGATGGTGAGTTATTCAAACTTTGGATCTTCTGGGCATGAGAAGGCTACAGAGGTAAGTAAGGCAGTTTCTTACTTACATCGTAACTATCCAGATCTTGTGGTAGATGGCGAGGTGCAAGCAGATTTTGCTCTTAACAGAGAAATGTTACAGGCAAAATTCCCATTCTCAAAACTAGCAGGAAGAAAAGTAAATACACTGGTATTTTCAAATATAGATAGTGCAAATATTTCTTATAAAGTGATTAAGGAGCTTGAAAAAGCAGATAACATTGGTC